The window CGAGGTGGTCTGGGCCGGAGCCGGCGCGCTGCCGGGCAAGGACGGCTGGGTCTCCCTGTACCTGGCGGACTCGGCGCCGCTCCTCCTGCCTCCTGCGCATCCCCTGGAGCTGACCGCGCTCCACCAGTCGGTGCTGGACTCCCTCTCCGGTGGCTACGGCCTGTTCTTCCGCCAGATCACCGACCAGGTCCGGGCCACCACGCATCCGGATGCCACCGACCCCCAGTTGGCCGACACCATCTGGGACCTGGCATGGTCGGGCCGCCTGACGAACGACACACTCGGTCCGATGCGTTCCCTGCTGGGCTCGGGCCGCACCGCGGGCTCCACCGCGCACCGGGCGAAGCGCACGATGCCCCGCGGTCGGTACGGAGGCCTGGCGGCCGGTGCACGCCCCACCTCGCGCACCGGCCCGCCCACCGTCGCGGGCCGCTGGTCACTGCTGCCGGACCGGGAGCCCGATGCCACGGTGCGCGCGCACGCCCTGGCCCGCACCCTGCTCGACCGGCACGGCGTGGTCACCCGGGGCGCGGTCGCCGCAGAGGGCGTGGAGGGCGGTTTCTCCGCCGTCTACCGCATCCTGTCCGCATTCGAGGACAGCGGTCAGGCCCGCCGAGGCTATGTGGTGGAAGGGCTCGGGGCAGCGCAGTTCGCGATGGACGGTGCCGTCGACCGGCTGCGCGCGGCGGCCACCGCCCGTGAGCGGGGCGAGGCCCTGCCCGACACCGGTGTCCCGGCTGCTCCCGCACTCGGTCACCCGGGTGCGCACAGCCCGGGCCACGCCGACGGCCCCGCCGGGCACCCGGACCCCTTCGACGACGACATGGGCCTCCCGTCCGCCGACGCGCTAGGGCCCGAGAGCGACCCCTACTCCTTGGGCGCCGGTTCCGGCTCCAGGGGCGGCGGTTCCGGACCGTTCTTCCCCGACTCCTCCGCGCCCGGCTCCGAGCAGGGTTACGCGCCTGCCTTCCGCGACTCACCTCGTACGGCCCCGCAGGCGTTCCCCGGCGGACCTGCCTCCCGCACCCGGGCGGGCAGCGCGGACCGTGCCGTGGTGCTGGCCGCCGCCGACCCCGCGAACGCCTATGGCGCGGCCCTCTCCTGGCCCGAACCTCCGACCGGCGCGGGTCACAAGCCGGGCCGCAAGGCAGGCTCCCTGGTCGTGCTGGTGGACGGCGAGCTGACCCTCTACATGGAGCGCGGCGGCAAGACGCTCCTGGCCTGGCCCTCCGCACCGGACGAGTCGCCCCTGCACGACGCACGCCTGCGCACGGCTGCCGAGGCCCTCGCCGCAGGTGCCCGCGCGGGTTCTCTCGGCACGGTCACGGTGGAGCGGGTCAACGGCGCCTCCGCACTGACATCTCCGTTCGGCACCCTTCTGGAAGGAGCCGGTTTCCACGCGACCCCACGCGGTCTGCGCCTGCGCGCGTGAGTGCGCCCGCCCACCCGCAGGACCACCCGCCCACTCCGTGCCACCCTGGATCCCATGCCCGAAGGAGACACCGTCTGGCAGGCCGCCCGGCGCCTGCACCGGGCCCTCGCGGGCCATGTGCTCACGCGCTCCGACCTCCGCGTCCCCAAGTACGCCACGGCCGATCTCACCGGGCGCACGGTCCTGGACGTCACCCCGCGCGGGAAGCACCTGCTCACCCGTATCGAGGGCGGCCTGACTCTGCACTCGCACCTGCGGATGGACGGTTCCTGGAAGGTCTACGCCCCGGGTGAGCGCTGGCGCGGCGGCCCCGGCCACCAGATCCGCGCGATTCTCGGCACCGCGGAGCGGACAGCGGTCGGTTACCGGCTCCCCGTCCTGGAGCTGCTCCGCACCGCCGACGAGGACCGCGCGGTCGGCCATCTCGGCCCCGACCTCCTCGGCCCCGACTGGGACCCGGACAAAGCCCTCGCGAACATCCTCGGAGCCCCGGACCGGTCCCTCGGCGAGGCGCTCCTCGACCAGCGCAATCTCGCCGGCATCGGCAACGTCTACAAGAGCGAGCTGTGTTTCCTGCTCCGCGTCACGCCCTGGCTCCCCGTCGGCGAGCTCTCCGCCGAGCACACCACCCACCTTCCAACGCTCGCCAAGAAGCTCCTCGAGGTCAATCGCGACCGTCCCACCCGCATCACGACCGGCCGCCGCGACCAGAATCTGTACGTCTACGGCCGTGCACCCCGCCCCTGTCTGCGCTGCGGCACCCCGATCCGCGTGGCGAGCCAGGGCGACGGCTCCCGCGACCGTCCCACGTACTGGTGCCCGCTCTGCCAGTCGGGCCCGGCCCCCTCCTCACGCCCCGGCACCATCCGGTGACACTGCCCTGAGCGCACACGCCGGTGACGGCAGACCACTCCCCCGGCCCGCGAACCGACCCAACAACGGTCACCCCGACCACGACGGTCATCCCGCCCCGCCGGCCACCACGACCGCCCCGCGACATACAACCCCAGTGGCTTGCACACACCACAGCTAATTGACGACCCGTCAGAAATGCTCGTACCGTCCCCTCATGCCCGTCACGGCGTACGACCTCACCGGACGCACCGCATTCGTCACAGGCGCGGCCAGCGGCATCGGCCGCGCCTGTGCCGTACTGCTCGCGGAGGCAGGTGCGACCGTCCACTGCGCGGACCGCGATGCCCCGGGCCTCGACGAGACGGCCGCGCTGATCAAGGACAAGGGCGGCACGGCCCACGTCCACACCCTCGACGTCACCGACCGCCTCCAGCTCGGTGAAGCGGTCGCCGCCTGCGCGCGCCTGGACGTCATGGCCGCCGTCGCCGGGATCATGCACAGCAGTCCCGTCCTGGAGACCCGGGAGGAGGATCTCGACCGGGTGTTCGGGGTCAATTTCAAGGGCGTCCTGTACGCCTGCCAGGAGGCGGCCCGCTCGATGCTGGCCTCCGACACGCGCGGCAGCATCATCACGATGGCCTCGGGGGCGGTGGACACCGGCGGGCCTGGGCTGCTCTGCTACGGAGCCGCGAAGGCGGCCGTCGTACAGCTGACGAAGACCCTGGCGACCGAGATGGGACCGCACGGCATCCGCGTCAACGCGGTCGCTCCGGGCTGGATCCGTACACCGATGACCGACCGCCACGACGGTGAGGCCCAGGCCCGGACGGAGACCTTCATGGCCCGGATGTCACCGCTGGGCCGAGTCGGCGAGCCGGAGGACATCGCCCACGCGGTCCTGCACCTGGCCTCGGACGCCTCGGCGTTCACGACGGGCCAGATCCTCCGCCCCAACGGGGGCGTGGCGATGCCCTGGTAGCGGCCCGCGCCCACCAGCAAGCCCCGACGCACGGGCAAGCCCTCGCGCCCCACAAACGGCTCTCCCCGCAAAGAGCCTCCTAGGCCCCTCGTCGCTTGCCGCTTGCCGCCCGCCCGAGAAGTCCCGCTCGGCGCACCTCAGAAGGACTCGCCCCGCCCCAGGAGCGGCCCGCGCCTCCTTCGCCATGCCTCCGAGGCCCGCCGCATCCACTGGTCCGATCCAGCTGCCCCCGCGGCCCGCGACTTGGGCACACAGTGCACCGGAAGCAGGCTCAGCCCCCACCCGCCGGCCGCGACCGCCCCTTCGAGCACTCCGGCTTCGGCTGTGAACGCCAGCCGCAGCACCGCCCACCACCACAGCCCACCGGCGCCCAGAGCCAGCCCCCACCGGCCTATTCGCCCCATCCGCCCCTTCATGGCACCGCCTCCAGCCCGACGCTAGACCGCCGCGTTCCCACATCGACAGGGCGCACCGGCACGCCAGGGGCGCCACAGGCGCACCTTCGACTCCGGCCCCACCACAGCGCGCCCCGCGCCAGAACAAGAACCGACGCCGAAACCATCACCGCCACGGACCGCGCCCTCTATCCCGACCGCAGCCTCGAGCCCGCCCCCGGGAAAACCGTCCCCAGCCGGACCACAGCCGACCGGACCGAACCCGCGCCGGAACCGGCGCCCGAGCCCGCACCGGCGCCCGCGTCCACGCCGGAGTCGGAGCCGGCACCCCGTACCGCGCCCGCTTGCGAACCCGCCGCCCGGCAGACCCGCAGTCACCCGTGTTCCGCCTGGAACATCCAGTGGTGCTTCTCAAGGTCCGCGGTGATCCCGATGAAGATGTCCTCACTCACCGGATCGGCGTCCCCCGTCGCCGCCACCCGTTCCCTCATCCGTCCGATCACGGCGCCGAGCGCGTCCACGAGGGCGCCCACCGCGTCGGTGTCCTTCACCCACCCGTCCGGGACGGCGCCGATACCGCTGCTGCTCGCTACGGTCGCGGCCCGTCCGTCCGGCGAGACACCGAGCGTGGAGGCACGTTCCGCCACGGTGTCGGAGTGCAGCCGGGCGGTGTCGACGACCTCGTCGAGCTGGAGGTGGACGGACCGGAAGCGCGGCCCGACCACGTTCCAGTGGATCTGCTTCGCCACGAGCGACAGGTCCACCAGGTCGACGAGCGCACCCTGCAGCGCCTCGGACACGGTCTTCAGATCGGCATCGGACAACGAGCTCTTCACGACGTACATCGACATCCTCCGGTCAGCGGCGACCCCCGGCCTTGCCCCTCCACCATGGCCGCCTCAACCAATACCGGCAAACGCGACAAACACGCCTCCGTGGCCGCATCCGAGATTCCGTGCGGCACCGACCCGCTCCCAGACACCGCGTCCACCCAAACACCCGCCGTGAAGGACGGGACCGCCGCCGACCGAACGCAAGAGCCCCGGCCGCGCTCCTCCAGGTCTCCCCGGAGAAGCCCCGGCCGGGGCTCTCACGACGTTCTTCTCAGCCCAGGGGCGCGAGCCCGTGGGCCATCAGGCGGCGACGACGTCTACCGCCTCCGCAGGCGCCTTGATGGTCACCCGTTCCGGCGGCACATTGGTCACCGAGACAGCATTGAGCCTCGGGCGAACCGGCGTGGGCACGGGGTCGGTGGCCGCTGCCGACTGGGCCAGCTCGGCGAGAGCGAGCTCGTCACTCACTTCCCGCATGAGCTCGGACATCCGTACGTCCAGCGCGTCGCAGATCGCGGAGAGCAGTTCGGAGGAGGCCTCCTTCTGCCCCCGCTCCACCTCGGAAAGATAGCCGAGTGAAACTCGGGCGGACGAGGAGACTTCGCGCAGAGTACGGCCCTGGCGCTGGCGCTGCCGACGCAGCACGTCACCAAGCAGGCGACGGAGCAGAATCATCGGTGGCTCCCTCCTCGGACCGCGTAGCCGCATCCTTCACGCCCCACCGTACCGCCTTGCGCCGCGGCCGTGCGGGGAGCGATGTCGTGTTCACTCAGGGCTGCAAACATCAAAACCCCCCGTTCTGTTCCGTATCCTGTGCCCGCTCATTCCCAGTGTGTTCGCCCACGAGCCGCTCCAGAAGCAGTGCGAGCACTCTCCGTACACTCTCCTTACGGATTTCCGTCCGGGAGCCGTTCAACCGCAGCGCCGACACTTTCCCGCCATGAGCGTCTCCGTTGAGCGCTCCGGATGGTCCTTCGACGGCGACGAAAACCGTGCCGACCGGCTGCCCGTCCTGAGGTTCGGGCCCCGCCACACCGGTGGTCGCGATCCCCCAGTCCGCGCCGAGCACCTTGCGCGCGCCGGCCGCCATCTGGGCCGCGACCTGCGGATCCACCGCTCCGCGCTGATCCAGCAGAGTGGCGTCGACACCGAGCACGTCACGCTTGAGGTCGGTGGCGTACGCGGTCACCGAGCCGCGGAAGGCCTTGGACGCCCCCGGCACCGCCGCGAGCTCCGCGGCCACCAGTCCGCCGGTCAGGGACTCGGCAACGGCGAGCGTCTGACCGTTCACCGTGAGTAGTCGCAGCACTTCGGCGGCGGTGGAGGTCACGCTTCCGCCTCCTCGGCGGCGGCCTTCCGCTCAGCCAGTCCCTGGCGCCGCAGCACAATGGCCTGTCTCACATAGTCGGCGCCGGTGATAACGGTCAGAGCGACCGCCACAGCCATCATCCAGAACCTCAGGGTCGCCAGCGGCCCCGTCAGCGCCAGGACGTACATGCCGACGGCCGTGCCCTGAGCGAGCGTCTTCAGCTTGCCGCCGCGACTGGCGGGGATCACTCCGTAGCGGATCACCAGGAATCGCAGGCAGGTGATGCCGAGCTCACGTCCGAGGATGACCCCGGTCACCCACCACGGCAGGTCGCCGAGCGAGGAGAGACAGATCAGCGCCGCCCCCATGATCGCCTTGTCGGCGATCGGATCGGCGATCTTGCCGAAGTCGGTGACGAGGTTGTACGTGCGCGCGAGATGACCGTCGAAGATGTCCGTGATCATGGCAACGGCGAAGGCGGCCCAGGCCCAGGCCCGCCATACGGGGTCGTAACCGCCGTCGGCCAGCATCAGCGCCACGAAGCCCGGTACGAGCACCAGCCGGAGCATGGTGAGCAGATTGGCGACGTTCCACAGACTGGCCTGGTTCACGGCCACCGCGGTCAGCTTTCCGCCCCGCGGCGTCTTCGAGTTCTGGGCGCCGGAAGCAGCCGTATCGGAGGTGCGGGCACCGGAAGCACCCGCGCCGGTCGGCCGAGCGCCGGAAGCGCCCGTACCCGAGGTTCCCGTACCGGAAGGTCCCGCAGCACCGCGTGTGCCGGGCGCACCGGGGCCGCCCGCCGCGGATGCCGGGACTCCGGTCATCTGGCCGCCTCCTCAGTACACCCGAGCGAGCCCGGGAGCGGCTCGGCCACCAGGTCGACACCTTCCGTACCGACCACCTTCGCCTCGACCATACGGCCGACGGTCAGTCCTTCGCCGCTCGTGAACAGCACCTGGCCGTCGGTCTCGGGAGCCTGGTGCGCGGCGCGGCCGTACGCACCCTCGTCCTCGGCGGCAGAGCCGGTGGACTCGACCAGTACCTGCAGGGTCTCGCCGACGCGCTCCTCCGCCCGCTGCGAGACCAGCTCCTCCGCGAGCCGGGACACGCGCGCGAGACGCTCGGCGACGACGTCCTCGTCCAGCTTGTTCTCGTACGTCGCCGCCTCGGTGCCGTCCTCGTCCGAGTAGCCGAAGACGCCGATGGCGTCGAGCCGTGCGCCGTTCAGGAAGCGCTCCAGCTCCGCCAGGTCGTCCGCGGTCTCACCGGGGAAGCCCACGATGAAGTTGGACCGCACACCGGCCTGCGGGGCCTTGGACCGGATGGTGTCGAGCAGCTCGAGGAACTGGTCCGTGCTCCCGAAGCGCCGCATCGCGCGGAGCACGCCGGGGGCGGAGTGCTGGAAGGACAGGTCGAAGTAGGGGGCGACCTTCGGCGTGGAGGTCAGCACCTCGATGAGCCCGGGCCGCATCTCGGCCGGCTGCAGGTAGCTGACCCGCACCCGCTCGATGCCGTCGACGTCGGCGAGCTCGGGCAGCAGCGTCTCCAGGAGCCGGATGTCACCGAGGTCCTTGCCGTACGACGTGTTGTTCTCGGAGACCAGCATGACCTCCTTCACGCCCTGCTCGGCGAGCCAGCGCGTCTCGCCCAGTACGTCGCTGGGGCGCCGCGAGATGAAGGAGCCGCGGAAGGACGGGATGGCGCAGAAGGAGCAGCGCCGGTCGCAGCCGGAGGCCAGCTTCACCGAGGCCACCGGGGAGCCGTCCAGCCGCCGGCGCAGGGGCGCGCGGGGGCCGGAGTCCGGAGCAAGGCCTTCCGGCAGATCCGCGGGACCGTGTCCGGGGAGGGCGACCTCCGCACCGGCGCTCTGCCGTTCGGCGGGGCTGATCGGCAGCAGCTTGCGCCGGTCGCGCGGGGTGTGGGCGGCGTGGATTCCGCCGTTCAGGATCGTCTGGAGCCGGTCGGAGATGTCGGCGTAGTCGTCGAAGCCGAGCACGCCGTCCGCCTCGGGCAGGGCCTCGGCCAGTTCCTTGCCGTACCGCTCGGCCATGCAGCCGACGGCGACGACCGCCTGGGTTCTGCCATGACCCTTGAGGTCGTTGGCTTCCAGGAGTGCGTCGACGGAGTCCTTCTTGGCGGCCTCGACGAAGCCACAGGTGTTGACGACGGCGACGTCCGCGTTCTCGGCGTCCTCCACGAGATGCCAGCCGTCCGCCTCCAAGCGGCCTGCGAGCTCCTCCGAGTCCACCTCGTTGCGGGCGCAGCCAAGAGTGACAAGTGCGACGGTACGGCGTTCAGGCATGGGCTCAAGACTACTTCGTCCCACTGACACCCCACGTCGACGGGGTTGGCCGATCTTGGCCAACCCCGTTCCCGCATGCCCGAAAGGCCGGGCGAAAGCCGCTGCACGTCAACCGGTACGTGCCGGCGAAGCCGCCCGGCTCAGCCGACCTCGGGGTCGCCCTTCGTGTAGCTGAGGCGCTCCACCTGTCCCGGCTGGAACTCGTCCTCGATCTGCTTGCCGTTCACGTACAGCTGGAGCGCACCCGCGTCACCGAGGACGAGGTCGATCCTCTCCTTGTCCTGGAAGGTCTCGGAGTCGCCCTGCTGCAGGAAGCCGTCGAAGAGCAGCCGGCCGTTGTGGTCCTTGGCCGAGATCCAGCTGCGTCCGTCGGGGGCGGTCACCTGGACGGTCACCTTGTCCTGCGGAGCGGCCGCGATGGCGCTGTCGGACGGGTCGGACTTGGGGTCCTGCGGCTTGGTAGGCGTCGGCTTGGTCTTGACGGGCTTGCTGGCGGTGGGCGTGGACCCTTCGGCGACCTGCGTCTTCCTGCTGTTGCCGTCGTCGTCGCTGAACAGCGTGAACCCGACGAAGCCGATCACGGCGACGATCGCGGCGACCATGGCCGCGGTCCAGTTGGGGCCCCGGCGCTCCGGACGGATCCGCTCCGCCTCGAACATCGGTGCCGCCGGGGTCGGCGCGGGCCGCCCGCCGTGCCCGGCGTCGAAGCGCGCGAGCAGCGGGTCGGGGTCGAGGTGGACGGCACGGGCGAGCGTCTTGATGTGACCGCGCGCGTAGACGTCGCCACCGCAGGGGGCGAAGTCGTCCTGTTCGATCGCGTGCACGATGGCGATACGGACCCGGGTGGCGTTACTGACGTCGTCGACGGTCAGCCCCGCCGCGATGCGCGCCTGCTGCAGCGCACGGCCGATCGAGGGGCGATCGTCCTCTTCGTAGGGACGCTCGTCCTGAGGGGAGTTGTCGTCAGGGGAGTTGCCGATGGACACGGGGGCGCCTTTCGAGCGTTAAGCCACCTGTGCTGGAGGTTCAGTCTAGGGGGGGTGCGAAAGGGTGGGGCAACCGGGCGGTGGGACTTTGTACGCCATCGGAATGGCCGGTCATCCTGATGCCGGGACAGGTCTCTGTACCTTCCCTCAACTTGACGTGCGACGAACGGAAACGGTTGCTCACCGTTCCCTTACGGGTAAGTCACGTTCGGATCACCCGAGTGGCCCCGGCCTGGTCACCCGAGTGGCCCCGGCCTGGTCACCCGAGTGGCCCGCCCGTCCGTGGAAGGGAGCGGCCCGCCCTGTTTCCCTACGGTTGAGCCTCCCCACGGATCACCGCGAGCACTCCGTCCAGTTCGTCAGCCTTCACAAGAACGTCACGTGCCTTGGAACCCTCGCTGGGACCGACGATGTTGCGGGACTCCATGAGGTCCATGAGCCGCCCTGCCTTGGCGAAGCCCACACGCAGCTTGCGCTGGAGCATCGAGGTGGACCCGAACTGCGTGGAGACGACGAGTTCGGCCGCCTGGCACAGCAGGTCGAGGTCGTCGCCGATGTCCTCGTCGATCTCCTTCTTCTGCTTGGTGCCCACGGTGACGTCTTCCCGGAAGACCGGCGCCATCTGGTCCTTGCAGTGCTGTACCACTGCGGCGACCTCGTCCTCGGTGACGAAGGCACCCTGCATGCGGGTGGGCTTGTTCGCGCCCATCGGCAGGAAGAGCCCGTCCCCCTTGCCGATCAGCTTCTCGGCGCCCGGCTGGTCGAGGATGACGCGGCTGTCGGCGAGCGAGGAGGTGGCGAAGGCGAGCCGGGACGGCACGTTCGCCTTGATCAGACCGGTGACGACGTCGACGGACGGCCGCTGCGTGGCCAGCACCAGGTGGATGCCGGCCGCGCGCGCGAGCTGCGTGATGCGCACGATGGCGTCTTCCACGTCCCGCGGCGCGACCATCATCAGGTCGGCGAGCTCGTCCACGATCACCAGCAGGTAGGGGTACGGCGACAGCTCCCGCTCACTGCCCTCGGGCAGCTTGACCTTCCCCTTGCGGATGGCGTCGTTGAAGTCGTCGATGTGCCGGTACCCGAAGGCCGCCAGGTCGTCGTAGCGCAGATCCATTTCCCGTACGACCCACTGCAGCGCCTCGGCGGCCCGCTTCGGGTTGGTGATGATCGGCGTGATCAGGTGCGGGATGCCCTCGTACGCGGTCAGCTCGACGCGCTTGGGGTCGACCAGGACCATGCGCACGTCCTCGGGGGTCGCCCGCACCATGACCGAGGTGATCAGACAGTTGATGCACGAGGACTTTCCGGAACCGGTCGCTCCAGCCACCAGGACGTGCGGCATCTTCGCGAGGTTGGCCATCACGTAGCCGCCCTCGACGTCCTTGCCGAGCGCGACCAGCATCGGGTGGTCGTCCTCTGCGGCGTCCGCGAGGCGCAGTACGTCACCCAGGTTGACCATCTCGCGGTCGGTGTTGGGGATCTCGATGCCGACCGCGGACTTGCCGGGGATCGGGCTGATGATCCGCACGTCCGGGCTGGCGACGGCGTACGCGATGTTCTTGGCGAGCGCCGTGATCCGCTCGACCTTCACTGCGGGGCCGAGCTCGACCTCGTACCGCGTGACCGTCGGACCGCGGGTGAAGCCGGTGACGGCCGCGTCGACCTTGAACTCGGTGAAGACGGTGGTCAGCGACTCGACGATGGCGTCGTTGGCGGCGCTGCGCGACTTGCCGGGGCCCCCACGCTCCAGGAGGTCGAGCGACGGCAGCGAGTACGTGATGTCGCCGGAGAGCTGGAGTTGCTCGGCCCGCGCGGGCAGGTCCCGGGGCGCGTCGGGAGCGGGTTTGGTCAGGTCGGCGACTTCGGCCTTCAGCATCCCCTGCTTGGGCCTGGTGTTCTTGGCGCGGGCGGCGGGCACCGGTGTCGGCTCCTCGACCGGGCCCGAGTCCTCGCGCTCGGCCCGGTCCGCGCCGACGCCCTGCGTGAGGTCGGCCACCAGCGGCGAGGGCGGCATCCCGTGCAGCACGGCGCCGTCGAGCGCCGCCGCGGCGGCCGCGGCCACGTCGACGGCGTCCATGGGCCGGTCCAGGGCGGGCTGCTGCACTGCGGGCCGCCTGCGGCGGCTCCGGCGCGCGGAGAGCGCCTCCTGCTCGGCGTCGTCCGGGTCGTACGCCTCGGGCGCCGCCCGGCGGCGCCGGGGGCTCGCGGGCAGTGCTTCGCGCCACTGCTCGTCGTAGCGCTCGTCGTCCTCGTAGAAGACCTCGTCGCTCTCCCGCGGCTGTACGACGCCGAGCCTGACGCCCAGCAGCCTCAGCCGTTGCGGAATCGCGTTGACCGGGGTCGCGGTGACCACCAGCAGCCCGAAGACCGTGAGCAGCACGAGGAGCGGCACGGCGAGGACGTCGCCCATCGTGTACGTCAGTGGAGTCGCCGCACCCCAGCCGATGAGCCCGCCCGCGTCCCTTATCGCCTGCATGCCGTCGCTTCGTGCGGGCGCCCCGCAGGCGATGTGGACCTGGCCGAGCACGCCGATCGCGAGCGCGGACAGGCCGATGACGATGCGCCCGTTGGCGTCGGGCTGCTCGGGATGCCGGATGAGCCGGGCGGCGACGACGGCCAGCAGTATCGGCACGAGCAGGTCGAGGCGGCCGAAGGCGCCGGTCACCAGCATCTCGACGAGGTCGCCCACCGGACCGCGGAGGTTGGACCAGGTCCCTGCGGCGATGATCAGCGTGAGGCCGAGCAGCAGCAGCGCGAGGCCGTCCTTGCGGTGCGCGGGGTCGAGCCCCTTCGCGCCCCGCCCTATGCCGCGGAACACGGCGCCGACGGCGTGCGCCACTCCGAGCCAGAGGGCGCGTACGAGCCTGTACACGCCCCCGGTCGGGCTGGGCGCCGGCTTCGGGGGTGCTGCTTTCCTGGCTGCGGCCTTCTTCGCAGGCGCCTTTTTCGCGGGAGCTCTCTTCGCGGGGGCCTTCTTCGCCACAGCCTTCGTCGGAGCAGCCGCCTTCTTCGCGGGCGGCTTCTTGGCTGCGGGCTGACGTGGGGCCATGGGTGTGAGGTTACCGGTGGAGACCACTGCGGACACGTGTGCCTACTGCTTCACCCGTTCGTGTCGCCCGTCCCAGGCACCGAACTGACGCCGCCTCAACAGCGGCAGGCCTGCCTGAAGAGGGCAACCGTGCGGCCGGCACCGCCGACTCGCCCGTCTCGCACGGGCTCGAAGCCGCGCCGCCCTTGCCCGTTCACCTGACCCGTGCCGCACAGGAACGGCACCGCACGCTTCACCGACGCACGCCAAGGCGACCGCCTCCCGAAGCGCGTTCGGCCCGGGCGGAAACAGGAAATTGGCCCGGGCAGGCCGACAACGCGCGGTCCGGCGCACACTTCCGGCCGGACCCGCGCGTTCGTCGTCAGTTCTGGGAGGGCAGCGAAGCCGCCCCGCTCCCCGTCCCGGGCTCCAGGGCGTCCAGTGCGCGGCGCAACCCCGTGAGTTTGCGTTCGAGATGGGCCGCTGTCGCCACCGCCGCCGCGTCCGCCGAATCGTCGTCCAACTGCTTGGAGAGAGCCTCGGCCTGTTCCTCGACTGCCGC of the Streptomyces aurantiacus genome contains:
- a CDS encoding Fpg/Nei family DNA glycosylase; amino-acid sequence: MPEGDTVWQAARRLHRALAGHVLTRSDLRVPKYATADLTGRTVLDVTPRGKHLLTRIEGGLTLHSHLRMDGSWKVYAPGERWRGGPGHQIRAILGTAERTAVGYRLPVLELLRTADEDRAVGHLGPDLLGPDWDPDKALANILGAPDRSLGEALLDQRNLAGIGNVYKSELCFLLRVTPWLPVGELSAEHTTHLPTLAKKLLEVNRDRPTRITTGRRDQNLYVYGRAPRPCLRCGTPIRVASQGDGSRDRPTYWCPLCQSGPAPSSRPGTIR
- a CDS encoding SDR family NAD(P)-dependent oxidoreductase yields the protein MPVTAYDLTGRTAFVTGAASGIGRACAVLLAEAGATVHCADRDAPGLDETAALIKDKGGTAHVHTLDVTDRLQLGEAVAACARLDVMAAVAGIMHSSPVLETREEDLDRVFGVNFKGVLYACQEAARSMLASDTRGSIITMASGAVDTGGPGLLCYGAAKAAVVQLTKTLATEMGPHGIRVNAVAPGWIRTPMTDRHDGEAQARTETFMARMSPLGRVGEPEDIAHAVLHLASDASAFTTGQILRPNGGVAMPW
- a CDS encoding Dps family protein; amino-acid sequence: MYVVKSSLSDADLKTVSEALQGALVDLVDLSLVAKQIHWNVVGPRFRSVHLQLDEVVDTARLHSDTVAERASTLGVSPDGRAATVASSSGIGAVPDGWVKDTDAVGALVDALGAVIGRMRERVAATGDADPVSEDIFIGITADLEKHHWMFQAEHG
- a CDS encoding helix-turn-helix domain-containing protein, which encodes MILLRRLLGDVLRRQRQRQGRTLREVSSSARVSLGYLSEVERGQKEASSELLSAICDALDVRMSELMREVSDELALAELAQSAAATDPVPTPVRPRLNAVSVTNVPPERVTIKAPAEAVDVVAA
- a CDS encoding CinA family protein, whose translation is MTSTAAEVLRLLTVNGQTLAVAESLTGGLVAAELAAVPGASKAFRGSVTAYATDLKRDVLGVDATLLDQRGAVDPQVAAQMAAGARKVLGADWGIATTGVAGPEPQDGQPVGTVFVAVEGPSGALNGDAHGGKVSALRLNGSRTEIRKESVRRVLALLLERLVGEHTGNERAQDTEQNGGF
- the pgsA gene encoding CDP-diacylglycerol--glycerol-3-phosphate 3-phosphatidyltransferase; its protein translation is MTGVPASAAGGPGAPGTRGAAGPSGTGTSGTGASGARPTGAGASGARTSDTAASGAQNSKTPRGGKLTAVAVNQASLWNVANLLTMLRLVLVPGFVALMLADGGYDPVWRAWAWAAFAVAMITDIFDGHLARTYNLVTDFGKIADPIADKAIMGAALICLSSLGDLPWWVTGVILGRELGITCLRFLVIRYGVIPASRGGKLKTLAQGTAVGMYVLALTGPLATLRFWMMAVAVALTVITGADYVRQAIVLRRQGLAERKAAAEEAEA
- the rimO gene encoding 30S ribosomal protein S12 methylthiotransferase RimO, yielding MPERRTVALVTLGCARNEVDSEELAGRLEADGWHLVEDAENADVAVVNTCGFVEAAKKDSVDALLEANDLKGHGRTQAVVAVGCMAERYGKELAEALPEADGVLGFDDYADISDRLQTILNGGIHAAHTPRDRRKLLPISPAERQSAGAEVALPGHGPADLPEGLAPDSGPRAPLRRRLDGSPVASVKLASGCDRRCSFCAIPSFRGSFISRRPSDVLGETRWLAEQGVKEVMLVSENNTSYGKDLGDIRLLETLLPELADVDGIERVRVSYLQPAEMRPGLIEVLTSTPKVAPYFDLSFQHSAPGVLRAMRRFGSTDQFLELLDTIRSKAPQAGVRSNFIVGFPGETADDLAELERFLNGARLDAIGVFGYSDEDGTEAATYENKLDEDVVAERLARVSRLAEELVSQRAEERVGETLQVLVESTGSAAEDEGAYGRAAHQAPETDGQVLFTSGEGLTVGRMVEAKVVGTEGVDLVAEPLPGSLGCTEEAAR
- a CDS encoding helix-turn-helix domain-containing protein, encoding MSIGNSPDDNSPQDERPYEEDDRPSIGRALQQARIAAGLTVDDVSNATRVRIAIVHAIEQDDFAPCGGDVYARGHIKTLARAVHLDPDPLLARFDAGHGGRPAPTPAAPMFEAERIRPERRGPNWTAAMVAAIVAVIGFVGFTLFSDDDGNSRKTQVAEGSTPTASKPVKTKPTPTKPQDPKSDPSDSAIAAAPQDKVTVQVTAPDGRSWISAKDHNGRLLFDGFLQQGDSETFQDKERIDLVLGDAGALQLYVNGKQIEDEFQPGQVERLSYTKGDPEVG